In Pseudanabaena yagii GIHE-NHR1, the following proteins share a genomic window:
- a CDS encoding element excision factor XisH family protein, with the protein MILNLNYRLLMQGQYPEYTLYLAIPLSAYDSFFQLPFVQTTIEQYQLKLVVYMPEQQEIIKWQN; encoded by the coding sequence TTGATACTAAATCTCAACTATCGTCTATTAATGCAGGGACAGTATCCAGAATACACACTGTATTTGGCTATTCCATTAAGTGCTTATGATTCTTTTTTTCAATTACCTTTTGTACAAACTACAATTGAACAGTATCAGCTAAAACTAGTAGTTTATATGCCAGAGCAGCAGGAGATTATAAAATGGCAAAACTAG